Sequence from the Fictibacillus arsenicus genome:
ATCAATCATTCGTATTTTGGTTTCATGTGTAAACAATGGACTTAAAAGAGATCAAGAAGTAACAAAATGGCTGCCTATAATGAGAGACGATGCCCCTGAAGAATATAAACCGTTTCTTCAAAACATAATCAGCTGGCAGCAGCAAGCTGAACAAAGTTTAACCTCAGCTAAACAGCTTTTAAAACAAATGGGGTATGAATCTCAATAAGTTTAGGAATTTGCTATTTAGGAAGGTCAACATTTTGTGTTGGCTTTTTATTATTTCTCTATTAAGCTTAGATTGTTCCAAAGGAAGAAGGAGATGGATGATGAATAATTTGAAGAGTATTTTTACAAAAAATGATTTTAAGCTAACAAAGGAAACAAGCAAGGCGATTGAATTTGAAAATATACATACTAAGGATGTCATTTATCTGCTGCCAAATAAGGAGATTAGTATAGTTTTACATCCTCAAATAGTGGAAGAGAATAAAGGATTACAACATAAAAGTCACGGAATTTATAATAGTACAGCACTAAGCCTGTTTCCTAAAAGAGTTAATACAGGTCAGACACCTATAACATATGGGTATTCATATAAATTAAAGTCAGAAAGTGAACTAGATCAATTTCTAACCGCTGTTAATCTTATTATTTTTCATACATAACTTCTTGTTGTTTCATAAATTTTACATAGTAACAATTCTCCATACTGCCCATAGGATATGTATAAAGTCTAGTTAGGCAAGGAGCTTTTCTATGTATAACTATTCTAGAGTAGATCCAAGTATTGTTTCTTTTGCCAGAGGAGATGTCACGGGAGACAAGATTCCTGACAATGTGTACTTAACGGGAACCAAAACGCCTGATAGTCCATTTATTCAAAATATTACGCTTGTCGTACAGGACGGAAGAACAGGCGAAACCAGAAGTGTACAATTAAATGAAAATGCTGGTTATAATCCCACATTATTTTTAGGAGATTTTACCGGGAACGGTGTGGACGATATTTTAATACGCATTGACTCCGGGGGAAGCGGTGCATTCACATATAATTACGTTTATTCTTTCGTGAATAATAACCCGCAGCTGCTATTCGATTTTAATGTATATAACGAGCAATTCCAATATGATGTTAATTACCAAGACAACTATAAAGTGAAAGTGGTCAGTAAGATTAATAATCTAACGTATTTAATAGATATTTCTTTAAGAGATCCAGAGTACTTGAGTGAAATTTATGATGCGAACGGAAAGTTGAAAAGTCCCATTGAGGGCTTTGTTAATCCATTAAGCGGGTTATATCCAGTAGATTTTGATTCTAATGGAGTCTATGAGCTATTAGCCTATCAAAAGATCGCAGGCAGATATAATGCAGATGCTTTAGGGTATGTTTTGAATACTTTAGTGTGGAACAACGCTCGCTTTGTTTTGCAAAACCAATATGTAGCTATTTCTGGTTAGTATTAACCAAGATGATATGTGAACCTAGTGCTCCCTGTTATAGGGGGCATTCATTTTTAATATTAATAATAAAATAGGTACAGTATAATTTGAATTAATTGGTAAATATCGATTTTAAGGGAGTTAATGTATGATTATTGATTGCCATTTTCATGTGGATGAAACGATGCTGTCACTAGAAAAAATGATAGATGGGATGGATGCAATTGGTGTTGATAAAACTGTATTGATTCCCCCTATGAACGAAACTATGTTTGAAGTAGATAGCATTTATCAGCATAACCTACAGCGTTTATTCCGTTTCTTAATATTAAATGCACCAAAGTTAGGGTTTAAGATTTATGAAAGTCTAGTTAATGATAATTGTTTAAAGCTTTATGGAAATTCATATAAAATTTTTCCTAAGCCTAACAATGATATAGTAGCTTCTGCGATTAATAGATTCCCAGACAGATTTCTTGGTTGGGCAGCAGTAAATCCAATGCTCCCTGAATCAATAGAAGAAGTTGAAAGCTTTCTAAATAAACAAAATTTTATTGGAGTAAAAGCACATCCTTTCATGCATGGGTATAGTATAAATGCACTTGATCAAGTTGCAGCAATTTGTGAGGCATTAGAAAAGCCTATGATCATCCATCTGTCATCAGAAAAAGATTCCTATAAATATCTGCCAGAGAAATATTCAAAGCTCAATTAATATATGCACATGCTGGCCTGCCTTTTTGGAAGGAGTTATGGAGATACGCTAAGCACCAACCGAATGTATATGTGGATACTTCAAGTGATTATTTAAATCAATCTATAGTAAAGATGGCAGTTGGTTATTTAGGATATCGCAAAGTACTTTATGGATGCGATGGTCCATATGGAATGAAAGAATATAATAAGTATGATTACTCGGAAAAAAAATCTTGGGTAGATTCACTTGAAATTCCAGATGATCAAAAGGAATATATACTTGGGAAAAACTTTTTAGAATTAGTTAAAGAACTTTAGATAGGTTAGACTTATCTATAAGAAGATTAATTTCAATAAAATTAAAGGTGTTTTTTAATATGCTAAAAATCATTGTTATTGGAGCGGGAATTCTAGGTGCATCAACCGCCTACCACCTAGTAAAAGCAGGAGCAGACGTTACCTTAGTGGATCGGCAAGATAAAGGACAAGCTACAGATGCTGCAGCTGGGATTGTGTGTCCTTGGCTGTCACAGCGCCGGAACAAAGCCTGGTATCAGCTAGTAAAAGGCGGTGCCCGTTATTATCCGGAATTGATTGCCCAATTGGAAGCTGACGGTGAAACGGAAACGGGATATAAACGGGTAGGTGCGATAAGTCTTCATTCAGACCCCGAAAAGCTGAAGAAGATGGCGGAAAGAGCAATAAAACGGAGAGAAGAAGCTCCTGAAATTGGTGAGGTCACTATCCTGTCCCCTGCTGAAACAAAACGATTATTTCCTCCTATTTCTGATGAGTACGGATCTGTTGTTGTGAGCGGTGGAGCACGTGTGAATGGGAGGGCACTGCGAAATGCTTTAGTCAGTGCTTCCGTAAAGAACGGAGCTAGTCTATTAAACGGTGACGCATCAATTGTTCATGAAAACAACAGAGCGCTCGGGATAAAACTAGAGGGAAAAACTCTGATGACAGACAAGGTAATCGTTACGGCAGGAGCATGGTCACAAGAATTACTGGAGCCACTAGGTGTTAACTTCAAAGTAACACCGCAAAAGGCTCAAATTGTTCATCTGAAATTGCCTCAAACGGATACAGGCTCTTGGCCAGTTGTGATGCCTCCAACTAATCAATATATACTCACATTCGAAGATGGCAGAGTAATTGTCGGTGCAACACATGAGGATGAAGCGGGGTTTGATAACCGAATCACGGCAGGTGGAGTCAATGAAATTTTAAACAAGTCATTAGCTGTTGCGCCTGGTTTAGCAGACAGTACAATAATCGAAACCCGAGTTGGGTTCCGACCGTTTACTCCTGGATTCTTGCCGGTGATCGGTGCTTTACCTCAATATGAAAACATTCTCCTAGCTAATGGTTTAGGAGCATCAGGGCTTACAAGCGGTCCGTACCTTGGTGCGGAGCTTGCAAAACTAGCGCTAAACCAAGAAACAGAGATTGATATCAATAACTATGATGTAGCAGGAGCTCTTGAATATTTTTAATAGAAGATGAAAAGACAACTGTAGGGTTGTCTTTTTTCGTTAAAGTAAGGGGTATGCTAAGTGCGAAACTTGTCGTGAAATGTCGACTCGTGGTTATTTTCAAAATAACGTGGGATTATAGTGCTCTAACATGGGAAAAAATCAATTAACGTGTGATTATACCCATCTATCGTGCGATTTTTATCATAATATACCGGCGTGGGTATTCTGTGTCATACCGATCATACCCTTAAAATTCCTATATCCTACACTAATGTCTTCTGGCTGAAGTAATCTAAATACTCATTAACTTGAATGACATCATAAATCTTCTTTTCTAAACAGAATTTGATAACCAAATCAGCGGTTTCGCTATCGGAAAGTGAATAGCCGCCTGAATCGAGCAGTTGTTCGAAATTCTCCTCACTTAACTCAAGGGCTAAACCGAGTGCTATGATTGTATTCTTTCTCGGACGGTATTCTGAGAGAGATCGTATTTTTGAAAAAAGCTTACGGTCTATTCCAGCTTTTTTATACACATATGAATATTTAAGCTTTTTTTGATCGATAAAACGAAAAAGCATTTCTTGAAGAGATGGTTTGCGATTATCTTCTACAAAAGCACCTATTTCGATATGAATACTATCAAGTATAAGTTCTTGTTCTATACATTCGGAGTACTTCATTGAACTCGATTCAAAAATTAAATGTTGTTCAATATACTCCTGTAATTCCTTTAATACCTTTTGATCCAGCATAAGATCAGCCTCCAAAATGTCGCTTTACAGGCGACCAAATTATGGATAAGTGCAGCTATTATTATAGCATGACAAACAAATTTGGAGGATGATTAAGATGAATAAGAATTTAACGGAGATTATTTTTTTGCTGGATAGAAGCGGGTCAATGTCAGGTTTAGAAAATGATACAATCGGTGGTTTTAATGCTTTTGTTGAGAGGCAATGCCAGCTGGAGGGAGACACGCTGCTCACCACAGTTCTTTTTGATGACCAATATGAAGTGTTGTGGAATGGAAAAGATGCGACAAAAGTGAAATTAACATCTAAGGAGTATTACGTAAGAGGGACTACAGCATTATTGGATGCAGTAGGTAAAACCATTTTAGATGTTGGACACCGATTATCAAAAACACCAGAGGAGCAAAGACCAGGTAGCGTCATTTTTGTAATCACAACAGATGGAATGGAGAATGTGAGCCGTGAGTTCACCTATGAAAAGGTAAAAGAACTCATCAAGCATCAGCAAGAAAGATACAGCTGGGAATTTATTTTTATGGGAGCAAACATTAACGCAGTTGAAGAAGCTGATAGCTTGGGGATTAGTAAAGACAATGCTTTCGACTTTGAGGCATCAGAGGTTGGTGTTGAGAAGATGTACAATGTGATGTGTGAGGCAGTAACTTTTAAAAGACAAGGGTAGTAGACAAAATAAAAGAAGACTGATCCTTTCATTCTGGATCAGTCTTTTTTTCTTAATCTTAGTTATTCTCTGGATCTGTATCATCATTATAAGTTCCTGGTGCCTGTTTCGTATTAAATGTCCAAGCAACAGCATTTGTTTAACCTTCTCATATATAAGATCAAGAATCAGTATGACCTGTATTATGATTATTTAGAAGGAACAGGTCTTCCATTCTTTTTATCAAACAATCAATTTACGATGATCGATAAGTTTGGGAAACAATTATATCAACAATTTATGGATTCAAAAAAATATGAAAAAGCTGCTCAAGTTTCGAGTTTATTTAGAGTTTTTTTACTGACAAAGAGTTTTTTAATTCTTTGTCTTTTTTTGTGTCAAAAAATAAAATTTGTATAATATGGTAATATATAGTACATTACAAGAGTAATGTACTAATGTGGTGTGTCGGAGGTGATTTGCGCTTGATTTTAAATTCTGACAGTATGAAACCGATTTATGTTCAGATCTCAGAATGGCTGGAAACAGAAATTCTTAATGAAACTATTAAATGTGATGAAAAAATTTATTCACAGTACCAATTAGCAGAAATGTTTAATATCAATCCAGCGACGGCTGCAAAGGGAATTAACATATTAGCTGATGAAAATGTCCTTTATAAAAAGCGGGGGTTAGGAATGTTTGTTGCAACGGATGCAAGAGAAATCCTTCTAGGAAAAAGAAAGAATACTAAGCTGAGTGCGATGGTCACAGATTTAGCGAAAGAAGCCATCCAGCTAAATGTTGATGAAGAAGAACTTGTGAAAATGATTCGAAGCATGCATCAAAAGATGAAAGGAGATCCGAAATGAAGGTAGTTGAATGCAAAGAACTTACAAAGCAGTATGGCAAGGCGAATGCAATAAATAACTTGTCATTTGAGTTAACCGAAAATAAAATAACTGGCCTGATCGGAAGAAACGGAGCAGGCAAGACCACGCTATTAAAAATGATTGCGGGCTATCTTCATCATACATCTGGTGACATCCAAGTATTTTCGGAGAATCCCTTTAACAATCTTAAGGTGTCGGCTAACTCTATATTTATCGATAATGGGATGAGTTTCTCCCCTTCACTAACCCTGGAAGAACTTCTTGAAACATCAGGGAGATTTTATCCTAACTGGGATCATAGACTTGCTAAGCGTTTATTTGACTACTTTTCGTTCAATCCATTGCAAAGCCATGTAAACCTTTCAAAGGGGATGAAAAGTACGTTCAATATGATAATCGGTCTGGCTGCCCGCTGTCCACTTACAATATTTGATGAGCCGACAAGCGGTATGGATGCTGGAACGAGAAAAGATTTTTACAGAGCACTATTAAAGGATTATATCGCACATCCGAGGACTATTATTCTATCAAGCCACCTTCTGGGTGAAGTTGAAGATATTTTAGAAGAAATCCTCCTGATCAAACATGGAGAAAAACTGCTTCATATGCCTGTTGAAAATCTGAAGGAATATGCGATTGGAATCAGCGGAAAAGCTGCTGCAGTTAGTGAATGGATTGAAAACAAAGAGCCGATCTTTACACAAAGTATCGGTGTGGATGGGTCATATGCGGTTATTAAGAATGATTGCTCGCTGCAAGATCTTGAGATTGCAAGAGAGATAGGTTTAGAGCTTTTGTCTGTTTCTGCAGAAGACGTCTGTACGTATTTGACGTGTAAAACAAAGGGTGGGATTGATCATGTCTTTAGCTGAAGTAACTACTTGGAATATTACAAAGAAACAATATCGATATAAATTAAAGTCTTATTTTGGTGTATTTTCTTCTTTAGTAGCTATTCAGTTACTGGCCATATTATTTTCGCTGAATGGAACTGGAATGAGCGGGGGGTCATCAGGTACTTTTTCATACGATGTAAATTATTATACAGGCGATATCATTCAAGTTTTAGTAATGATCTGGGCTTTTATTACGGCCATCATTATTACGACGAAAGCTTATCGTTATGATGACTACTCTTTTGTAACAAACCGTCTCATTAGCCATTACTCAAATATTTTATTTCTTATTTCAGCCAGTATTCTTGCTGGAATCATGGTGTTTTTTTCAGGTCATCTATTTCGTCTAATCACCATATTTCTTAAGAACGCCGATTCAATTATGGTCAGTGAATTAACGTTATTAGACACCCTAAAAGTAATAACCGCTTCAATACTTTACATCTTTCTTTGTGCAAGTATCGGCTATTTTGTCGGAATTCTAATTCAGCTTAATCGATTATTCAGCTTTTTATTACCAGTGTTGTTTGTAGGAGCGTTGTTTGTTGATGGGCTGAATAACGATCCAACATTGTTTCCATCTATCATCTTTTTCTTTGGATCTGAGAAATTTCTATTATTGTTAATCTTAAAAATTATACTAGCATCGGCACTGTTCTACATGTTAGCGATATCATTTTCTAATCGGATGGAGGTGCGGCCATAATGGTTTTAGTTTCACTTTTGCCGATCCTCATCGTTATCCTGCTGGTAGCGGTGATAGGAACGTATGCTTTCAAATCTAATAAAAAGCGGCATCGCACTCCTAAGAAAATGAAATGGGTGGTCGGAGGGTATTTTATAATAACTCTTGTTGCCGCAGTACTTTCTTATACCGTTTTTCCGGCTGAAAAAACTGAAAGCAAAGTAATTAGTAAAGAAAAAACGAGTCAGCATGATGAAGCTCAAAGTAAGATAATTAATTCAGCAATCAATGGCAAACTACCTAATCTAGATGGCGTATTCACTGAAAAAGAGTCTTGGAACTTTTCTTTTAACGGTAAAGATTTAAAAATTTCCAATAAAGATGAACAAGACTATTATGCTAACGTATTTGTCATTAGTAAGCCTACAGATGATGGCGTAATTGAAGCTGCTCATTATACGGGGAAAATTATTATTGATGGAGTAGACTTTACAGAGAGAAAAGGTTCACCGCACATTTACGTTGATGAGTACACGTTTAGAATAAAGGCTCCAGAACATGTTTATGTTAATTTCACCAGATTTAGCGAAGGATTTGCGTATGATCAATTTACAGGCAGGCAAAGTATGTTCTCACGTAGTTATTTTTCTGTTCACGGAAATGAGTTCATACTGTTGAAGGTTCCAAAAAGTGTGAGAGTCAATGGAGATTTTAATTATGTAAATGCTGAATAGTTTAAGACAGAGAGCCTAACATCTCTCTGTTTTTTATGTTTTTATACAAAGTTATATTCTTTATACCAATGGGTGCAATACCTAGGCATGTATTTCGGGTTATTTATCAAAATAACCATCGGAACAAATTTGAGAGGGGATATTCATCATGTATTTTAAATTATTCTTTGATGAACAGCTTGCACATATGTCATATCTTATCGGCTGCCAGAAGACTGGAGAAGCCATTGTGATTGATCCTGCGAGGGATGAAGATCAGCTCGATGAAATACCAAAGGATAAAAAAATCATCACTCACTGTAAGTCTGGAGCACGTTCTGCAATCGGCACCAGCTTGCTTCAAGCAAAAGGATTTAAAGATGTTCTTAACTTAGAAGGCGGTTTTTCAGCTTGGCAAAAAGAAGGATTACCGGTTAAAAAGGATTAAATGTAAGCCCCTGTTGAAGCAGGGGCTTTGATCATCCTGTGTAATTTTTTCCTTTTTGGGGAACATAAACAATCATAGGAGGGATGAACCATGAAAGAAAATGAAGAAAAAGTGAATCAAGAAACTTCTGATGGATTAAACCAGCTTGTTGAAATTATTAATGCTAAAGGCGATACAGAAGAATTAAAAGAAATCGTCAATAAGTACGAAGATAAAAAAGAACATTCCCCTTTGTGCAACGACGACTTTTTCTACACAGATTTAAGAGCGATTGCAGAAGACGGGGCGAAAGAAGATTAAAAAAGACAGAGCGCAACCGCGTCTCTGTCTTTTTAATTTGCCTATTCTCTAAAAGATTGTTGCTTTTGATTCATTCTCTACATTGACTAGTTGATTGGAACGGAAGATGCGAGACTCCTGCGGGACGAGTGGGACAGGTGAGACTCCTAATGGCGCAAAGCGCAAGGAGGCTCGCCGCCCGCCCCGCGGAAAGCGAGCAGCTGGAGCGGAAATCAACCCCTTCCACGAGCATCATTGTGTAATTTAAACCAATATCACCCACAAAATCATAGTGAAGACAATCGTTACAATACCTTGCAGCAATGTAGCCATCGTTTGTGCTTTATAGGCATCTGTTACTTTCATTCCAGTGAACTCTGTCACTACCCAGTAGAAGCTGTCGTTCACATGGCTTACTGTCATTGCTCCTGCTCCAATTGCCATAACAACAAGTGCCAACGGAACGGCTCCTTCAATTCCGATGCCAGGAAGCATCGGTGCGATAAGTGAAGATGTAATCACGAGTGCAGCAGTCGAAGATCCTTGTGCTGTTTTTAGAGCAGCTGCAATCAGGAACGGGATAAGCAGGAATAGTGCTCCGCTGAAAATATCCCCAAGTGACCAGCTTTGAATGATATCTGCAATGCCTGTATTTTTAATAACTCCTCCAAATGCTCCGCCAGCTCCAGTGATTAATAGAATAGGAGCGGCATCTAACAGCGCTTCTCCAACCCATTTCGTCATCGTCTCTTCGTTGTATTTCGGCAGCAAAAAGAATGCCGCAATGACACCTGCTAATAAAGCCACAAGTGGACTTCCTAGGAATAGAAAGAAGTTTGCGATGTCTCCTTTTGCACCTTGATAGGTCACAACAGAACCTATACCAATTAATACAATCGGAAGCACAATCGGTAAAAAGGATAAAAATGTGGAAGGCATTTTACCAAATGAAGAGACGATTTCATCATAATTCAATTCTTCACCGTCATCTTCAACTTCAATTTTATCGGCCACTTTTACAGCCCATAAATAGCCAGCAATGGTAGCGGGAATGGCAACAATCAGCCCGATGATAATAATCGTTCCTAAAAATCCATTTGCGCCAATATTACCTGCGGCTGCAATAGGACCAGGAGTTGGCGGGACGAGCGTGTGTGTAGCGTACAAACCGGTAGCTAGAGCGACAGACATAGAAGCCACAGCCACTTTTGCCCGTTTTGCAAGTGCTTTTCTTAAAGAAGACAAAATGACGAATCCAGAATCACAGAAAACAGGAATAGAAACAATGTAACCGATCATACTCATGGCCAGCTGAGGTCTTTTCGGTCCGACAACCCGAAGAACCACCTCTGCCATACGAAGGGCGGCTCCGGATTTCTCAAGAATGGTACCGATGATTGTTCCAAAAACGATAACGAGCCCGATTCCGCCCATTAGACCGCCAAAACCAGTGTTAACGTTTTCAACAATCTTCATTAAAGGCATGCCGGAAGCGATTCCGACGAAGAAGGTTCCTAGAATCAAAGATAAAAAGGGATGAAGCTTAAATTTCGTGGTAGCGATTACAACTAACAGTACACCGATTAATAAAATGAAAAATAACATGATGTGCCCTCCAATTCTATTTTTGTTAGCGTTCCTAAAAGTAAGGAGAGATTCTTAAACTTTCTACAAGTGTAGTACAAAGTCCAGCAATGTCAATTCATCTTTTTCGGTAGTTTAATAATCATCATTTGGGTTACAAATGTTTCCATTATGGATAAACTAATCTAAACTAGACTGTGAGATAGGAGGGTGAAAGGTGGACAGTGTTATTCTTTGGTCATATTTCATCGTTATTCTACTGCTGAATTATGCGGCTGTAAAATTTCACAGAATCGGGAAGCTTAAGCTATTTTATTCAGGACTTATCTTGATGATTTCAGCTCCGATCATTGCTTTTATTACAGGAGGACTGCTGCTTAAATTAGTAGCTGATATTGGCGAAGGTGCTGGATATGGCGGATTCTTCTTTGGATTTGTAACGCTGGTAAACGGATTCGTGATGCTTGCGGCAGGTTTTTTCATCGGCCTTAAGAAATACTTTAAGAGTAACAAGCAAAATGATTTGCAGGAAAAGCCATAAATATATATGCAGAGGAACACAAATAAATGCTTTGAGTAAGTGTGAGAGGATTTTTGTTATTATAGGAATAGACGTATAAATAATAGGAGTCTTCCAACATGAAAGAA
This genomic interval carries:
- a CDS encoding amidohydrolase family protein encodes the protein MPFWKELWRYAKHQPNVYVDTSSDYLNQSIVKMAVGYLGYRKVLYGCDGPYGMKEYNKYDYSEKKSWVDSLEIPDDQKEYILGKNFLELVKEL
- a CDS encoding vWA domain-containing protein, with the translated sequence MNKNLTEIIFLLDRSGSMSGLENDTIGGFNAFVERQCQLEGDTLLTTVLFDDQYEVLWNGKDATKVKLTSKEYYVRGTTALLDAVGKTILDVGHRLSKTPEEQRPGSVIFVITTDGMENVSREFTYEKVKELIKHQQERYSWEFIFMGANINAVEEADSLGISKDNAFDFEASEVGVEKMYNVMCEAVTFKRQG
- a CDS encoding amidohydrolase family protein, with product MIIDCHFHVDETMLSLEKMIDGMDAIGVDKTVLIPPMNETMFEVDSIYQHNLQRLFRFLILNAPKLGFKIYESLVNDNCLKLYGNSYKIFPKPNNDIVASAINRFPDRFLGWAAVNPMLPESIEEVESFLNKQNFIGVKAHPFMHGYSINALDQVAAICEALEKPMIIHLSSEKDSYKYLPEKYSKLN
- a CDS encoding GntR family transcriptional regulator, whose amino-acid sequence is MILNSDSMKPIYVQISEWLETEILNETIKCDEKIYSQYQLAEMFNINPATAAKGINILADENVLYKKRGLGMFVATDAREILLGKRKNTKLSAMVTDLAKEAIQLNVDEEELVKMIRSMHQKMKGDPK
- a CDS encoding spore coat protein, with amino-acid sequence MYNYSRVDPSIVSFARGDVTGDKIPDNVYLTGTKTPDSPFIQNITLVVQDGRTGETRSVQLNENAGYNPTLFLGDFTGNGVDDILIRIDSGGSGAFTYNYVYSFVNNNPQLLFDFNVYNEQFQYDVNYQDNYKVKVVSKINNLTYLIDISLRDPEYLSEIYDANGKLKSPIEGFVNPLSGLYPVDFDSNGVYELLAYQKIAGRYNADALGYVLNTLVWNNARFVLQNQYVAISG
- a CDS encoding NAD(P)/FAD-dependent oxidoreductase; amino-acid sequence: MLKIIVIGAGILGASTAYHLVKAGADVTLVDRQDKGQATDAAAGIVCPWLSQRRNKAWYQLVKGGARYYPELIAQLEADGETETGYKRVGAISLHSDPEKLKKMAERAIKRREEAPEIGEVTILSPAETKRLFPPISDEYGSVVVSGGARVNGRALRNALVSASVKNGASLLNGDASIVHENNRALGIKLEGKTLMTDKVIVTAGAWSQELLEPLGVNFKVTPQKAQIVHLKLPQTDTGSWPVVMPPTNQYILTFEDGRVIVGATHEDEAGFDNRITAGGVNEILNKSLAVAPGLADSTIIETRVGFRPFTPGFLPVIGALPQYENILLANGLGASGLTSGPYLGAELAKLALNQETEIDINNYDVAGALEYF
- a CDS encoding rhodanese-like domain-containing protein, whose protein sequence is MIDPARDEDQLDEIPKDKKIITHCKSGARSAIGTSLLQAKGFKDVLNLEGGFSAWQKEGLPVKKD
- a CDS encoding GntP family permease, which codes for MLFFILLIGVLLVVIATTKFKLHPFLSLILGTFFVGIASGMPLMKIVENVNTGFGGLMGGIGLVIVFGTIIGTILEKSGAALRMAEVVLRVVGPKRPQLAMSMIGYIVSIPVFCDSGFVILSSLRKALAKRAKVAVASMSVALATGLYATHTLVPPTPGPIAAAGNIGANGFLGTIIIIGLIVAIPATIAGYLWAVKVADKIEVEDDGEELNYDEIVSSFGKMPSTFLSFLPIVLPIVLIGIGSVVTYQGAKGDIANFFLFLGSPLVALLAGVIAAFFLLPKYNEETMTKWVGEALLDAAPILLITGAGGAFGGVIKNTGIADIIQSWSLGDIFSGALFLLIPFLIAAALKTAQGSSTAALVITSSLIAPMLPGIGIEGAVPLALVVMAIGAGAMTVSHVNDSFYWVVTEFTGMKVTDAYKAQTMATLLQGIVTIVFTMILWVILV
- a CDS encoding ABC transporter ATP-binding protein, yielding MKVVECKELTKQYGKANAINNLSFELTENKITGLIGRNGAGKTTLLKMIAGYLHHTSGDIQVFSENPFNNLKVSANSIFIDNGMSFSPSLTLEELLETSGRFYPNWDHRLAKRLFDYFSFNPLQSHVNLSKGMKSTFNMIIGLAARCPLTIFDEPTSGMDAGTRKDFYRALLKDYIAHPRTIILSSHLLGEVEDILEEILLIKHGEKLLHMPVENLKEYAIGISGKAAAVSEWIENKEPIFTQSIGVDGSYAVIKNDCSLQDLEIAREIGLELLSVSAEDVCTYLTCKTKGGIDHVFS